Proteins encoded within one genomic window of Brassica rapa cultivar Chiifu-401-42 chromosome A09, CAAS_Brap_v3.01, whole genome shotgun sequence:
- the LOC103837912 gene encoding NEDD8-conjugating enzyme Ubc12 isoform X3, translating to MIGLFKVKEKQKEEAKNNNARGASAKKQSAGELRLHKDITELNLPKSCSISFPNGKNDLMNFEVTIKPDDGYYLGGKFVFTFQVSPVYPHEAPKVKCKTKVYHPNIDLEGNVCLNILREDWKPVLNINTVIYGLFHLFTEPNHEDPLNHDAAAVLRDNPKQFEANVKRAMYGGFVGQTSFPRCI from the exons ATGATAGGGTTGTTCAAGGTTAAGGAGAAGCAAAAGGAAGAAGCTAAGAACAACAACGCAAGAGGAGCTTCTGCCAAGAAACAATCTGCTGGTGAACTTCGTCTTCACAAAG ATATAACAGAGCTGAATCTGCCAAAGTCTTGTTCGATTTCTTTTCCCAATGGAAAGAACGACTTGATGAACTTTGAAGTCACCATTAAACCAGACGATGGTTATTACTT AGGTGGTAAGTTTGTTTTCACGTTCCAAGTCTCTCCTGTGTACCCACATGAAGCTCCAAAAGTTAAGTGCAAGACCAAG GTGTACCATCCGAATATCGATTTAGAAGGAAACGTTTGTCTGAACATCTTGCGTGAAGACTGGAAGCCTGTTCTCAACATCAACACTGTCATCTACGGTCTTTTCCATCTCTTCACG GAACCCAATCACGAGGATCCTCTCAACCATGACGCAGCAGCTGTTTTAAGGGATAACCCCAAGCAGTTTGAGGCTAATGTCAAGAGGGCTATGTATGGTGGCTTTGTTGGCCAAACCTCTTTCCCTCGCTGCATCTAG
- the LOC103837912 gene encoding NEDD8-conjugating enzyme Ubc12 isoform X2, with translation MLHIVSKIHRKVLLNQQPRERKLRSRERQRFDPNCFDPNSIMIGLFKVKEKQKEEAKNNNARGASAKKQSAGELRLHKDITELNLPKSCSISFPNGKNDLMNFEVTIKPDDGYYLGGKFVFTFQVSPVYPHEAPKVKCKTKVYHPNIDLEGNVCLNILREDWKPVLNINTVIYGLFHLFTEPNHEDPLNHDAAAVLRDNPKQFEANVKRAMYGGFVGQTSFPRCI, from the exons ATGCTACATATAGTTTCAAAGATACACCGAAAGGTTCTTCTGAATCAACAACCAAGGGAGAGAAAGCTACGATCGCGAGAGAGGCAAAGATTCGATCCTAACTGTTTCGATCCAAACTC AATCATGATAGGGTTGTTCAAGGTTAAGGAGAAGCAAAAGGAAGAAGCTAAGAACAACAACGCAAGAGGAGCTTCTGCCAAGAAACAATCTGCTGGTGAACTTCGTCTTCACAAAG ATATAACAGAGCTGAATCTGCCAAAGTCTTGTTCGATTTCTTTTCCCAATGGAAAGAACGACTTGATGAACTTTGAAGTCACCATTAAACCAGACGATGGTTATTACTT AGGTGGTAAGTTTGTTTTCACGTTCCAAGTCTCTCCTGTGTACCCACATGAAGCTCCAAAAGTTAAGTGCAAGACCAAG GTGTACCATCCGAATATCGATTTAGAAGGAAACGTTTGTCTGAACATCTTGCGTGAAGACTGGAAGCCTGTTCTCAACATCAACACTGTCATCTACGGTCTTTTCCATCTCTTCACG GAACCCAATCACGAGGATCCTCTCAACCATGACGCAGCAGCTGTTTTAAGGGATAACCCCAAGCAGTTTGAGGCTAATGTCAAGAGGGCTATGTATGGTGGCTTTGTTGGCCAAACCTCTTTCCCTCGCTGCATCTAG
- the LOC103837912 gene encoding NEDD8-conjugating enzyme Ubc12 isoform X1: protein MLHIVSKIHRKVLLNQQPRERKLRSRERQRFDPNCFDPNSRIMIGLFKVKEKQKEEAKNNNARGASAKKQSAGELRLHKDITELNLPKSCSISFPNGKNDLMNFEVTIKPDDGYYLGGKFVFTFQVSPVYPHEAPKVKCKTKVYHPNIDLEGNVCLNILREDWKPVLNINTVIYGLFHLFTEPNHEDPLNHDAAAVLRDNPKQFEANVKRAMYGGFVGQTSFPRCI from the exons ATGCTACATATAGTTTCAAAGATACACCGAAAGGTTCTTCTGAATCAACAACCAAGGGAGAGAAAGCTACGATCGCGAGAGAGGCAAAGATTCGATCCTAACTGTTTCGATCCAAACTC AAGAATCATGATAGGGTTGTTCAAGGTTAAGGAGAAGCAAAAGGAAGAAGCTAAGAACAACAACGCAAGAGGAGCTTCTGCCAAGAAACAATCTGCTGGTGAACTTCGTCTTCACAAAG ATATAACAGAGCTGAATCTGCCAAAGTCTTGTTCGATTTCTTTTCCCAATGGAAAGAACGACTTGATGAACTTTGAAGTCACCATTAAACCAGACGATGGTTATTACTT AGGTGGTAAGTTTGTTTTCACGTTCCAAGTCTCTCCTGTGTACCCACATGAAGCTCCAAAAGTTAAGTGCAAGACCAAG GTGTACCATCCGAATATCGATTTAGAAGGAAACGTTTGTCTGAACATCTTGCGTGAAGACTGGAAGCCTGTTCTCAACATCAACACTGTCATCTACGGTCTTTTCCATCTCTTCACG GAACCCAATCACGAGGATCCTCTCAACCATGACGCAGCAGCTGTTTTAAGGGATAACCCCAAGCAGTTTGAGGCTAATGTCAAGAGGGCTATGTATGGTGGCTTTGTTGGCCAAACCTCTTTCCCTCGCTGCATCTAG
- the LOC103837913 gene encoding UPF0496 protein At2g18630, whose protein sequence is MMGGNPSKKKQNIEYGSPTTPVQMKINSAYTEHLTSYERACTEDPKLESFDSSLHRRTNLVINNLAASSGVEIKSLSFESLREVTQCLLDMNQDVVKVILQDKEDIWSNQDMFSLVNMYFDSTAKTMDFCSELESCLNRARRSQVIIKFAVKQFEEEEYKKTLEELKRFTLAGDPFSKEFFALFDSVHRHQVMMLEELHRLKRRLDKKLKSVKTWRRVSNVVFVTAFVSVLIFSVVAAAVAAPPVVAALAGALAVPVGSVGKWCNSFWDKYEKVVRGQKEIVTSIRIGTYVSVREMDSISVLVRRVEVEIGSLLKNAEFAVGDERVVRLAIDEIKKKLDGFTETIEELGKHASKYCSDVTKARTVILQRIIRYPNGSTTEEAAWTEMLS, encoded by the exons ATGATGGGAGGAAACCCATCCAAGAAGAAGCAAAACATTGAGTACGGTTCACCTACAACACCTGTACAAATGAAGATCAACTCAGCTTACACAGAACACTTAACCTCATACGAACGAGCTTGCACCGAAGACCCAAAGCTCGAGTCTTTCGACTCATCCCTTCACCGACGAACCAACCTCGTCATCAACAACCTCGCAGCATCATCAGGCGTCGAGATCAAATCCCTCTCCTTCGAATCCCTCAGAGAGGTGACGCAATGCCTTTTGGACATGAACCAAGACGTGGTCAAAGTTATATTACAGGACAAAGAAGACATATGGAGCAATCAAGACATGTTCTCTCTTGTCAACATGTACTTCGACAGCACCGCGAAGACCATGGACTTCTGCTCTGAGCTCGAGAGCTGTCTCAACAGGGCGAGGAGAAGCCAAGTGATTATAAAGTTTGCTGTCAAACAGTTTGAGGAAGAGGAATATAAGAAGACCCTTGAGGAGCTCAAGAGGTTTACGTTAGCTGGCGATCCTTTTTCGAAAGAGTTCTTTGCACTCTTCGATTCGGTGCATAGACATCAGGTTATGATGCTCGAGGAGCTTCATAGGCTGAAGAGGAGGCTCGATAAGAAGCTTAAGAGCGTCAAAACGTGGAGACGAGTTTCCAACGTGGTGTTCGTGACCGCGTTTGTCTCTGTGCTGATCTTCTCGGTGGTCGCAGCAGCTGTGGCTGCGCCGCCTGTAGTGGCGGCGCTGGCCGGCGCGTTGGCTGTTCCTGTGGGGTCTGTTGGGAAGTGGTGCAACTCTTTTTGGGACAAGTATGAGAAAGTGGTTAGAGGGCAGAAGGAGATCGTTACGTCGATTAGAATCGGGACGTATGTGTCGGTTAGGGAGATGGATAGTATAAGTGTGCTTGTGCGTAGAGTGGAAGTGGAGATTGGGTCGTTGTTGAAGAACGCTGAGTTTGCTGTTGGTGATGAGAGAGTGGTGAGGCTTGCTATAGATGAGATCAAGAAGAAGCTTGATGGGTTTACTGAGACTATTGAAGAGCTTGGGAAGCATGCGAGTAAGTATTGTAGCGATGTGACGAAGGCGAGGACTGTGATTCTGCAGAGGATAATCAGATACCCTAATGGTTCAACCACTGAAGAAGCTGCTTG GACCGAAATGTTGTCGTGA
- the LOC103837914 gene encoding geranylgeranyl pyrophosphate synthase 4, which yields MLVLQDQIGYYKEQEPTKIIQTSHIHQMEAQTIILYLLLFFLSLNFVFQTLKQRLSPANTRRLTRFLHLPFKHPAVFARQDVHEFLDSSTQVENNEDDSEFDFKPYMKTKAESINRALDKAIPLVEPLNIHKAMRYAILAGGKRVRPILCLAACELVGGEERSAVPAACAVEMIHTMSLIKDDLPCMDNDDLRRGKPTTHKVFGESVAILSGGALLALAFEHLTEADVSPERMVRAVRELAKSIGTKGLVAGQAMDLSSEGLDQNDVGLEELEFIHVHKTGSLLEASAVIGAVIGGGSEEEVEKVRRFARCVGLLFQVVDDILDGTKSSEELGKTAGKDQVAGKLTYPKVLGVEKSKEFVKRLKKDAREHLKGFDSDKAKPLVALADFIANRDN from the coding sequence atgCTAGTGCTTCAAGACCAGATAGGTTATTATAAAGAACAAGAACCAACAAAGATCATTCAAACATCACACATTCATCAAATGGAAGCTCAAACTATCATTCTCTATCTCTTACTCTTCTTCCTATCTCTAAACTTCGTGTTTCAAACTCTAAAACAACGGCTGAGTCCGGCAAATACACGACGGCTAACCCGTTTCCTCCACCTCCCGTTCAAGCATCCCGCCGTTTTCGCCAGACAGGATGTCCATGAGTTTCTTGATTCCTCAACCCAAGTAGAGAACAACGAAGACGATTCCGAGTTCGACTTCAAACCTTACATGAAAACCAAAGCCGAGTCAATAAACAGAGCGCTAGACAAAGCCATCCCACTGGTGGAGCCTCTCAACATCCACAAGGCAATGCGCTACGCCATCCTCGCCGGCGGCAAACGCGTCAGACCAATACTCTGCCTCGCGGCCTGCGAGCTAGTCGGAGGGGAAGAGCGTTCGGCGGTTCCGGCGGCGTGCGCGGTCGAGATGATTCACACAATGTCACTCATCAAAGACGATCTCCCTTGCATGGACAACGACGACCTCCGGCGAGGGAAGCCCACGACGCACAAAGTCTTCGGAGAAAGCGTCGCGATTCTCTCCGGCGGCGCGCTCCTAGCTCTGGCCTTCGAGCATTTGACGGAAGCTGACGTGTCGCCTGAGAGAATGGTTAGGGCGGTTAGAGAGCTGGCGAAGTCTATAGGGACGAAAGGGCTCGTGGCGGGACAAGCGATGGATTTGAGCAGCGAAGGGTTGGATCAAAACGACGTCGGGTTGGAGGAGCTTGAGTTTATTCACGTTCATAAAACCGGTTCGTTGCTTGAGGCATCGGCGGTTATCGGAGCGGTTATTGGAGGTGGTTCGGAGGAAGAGGTTGAGAAGGTGAGGAGGTTCGCGAGGTGTGTTGGGTTGTTGTTTCAGGTGGTTGATGATATTTTGGATGGGACTAAGTCGTCGGAGGAGCTGGGGAAGACCGCCGGGAAAGATCAGGTGGCCGGAAAGCTGACGTATCCGAAAGTGTTGGGAGTTGAGAAAAGTAAAGAGTTTGTTAAGAGGTTGAAGAAAGATGCGAGGGAACATCTTAAAGGGTTTGATTCGGACAAAGCGAAACCTTTGGTAGCTCTTGCTGACTTCATTGCCAACAGAGATAACTGA
- the LOC103837915 gene encoding putative RING-H2 finger protein ATL49: MTFSQENMDLISPSSSPQVIPLKPNTSFDLASKVSPDILLIIIILSIIFFISGLIHILVKFLLMPSTQNREDYFDNSSATALQGQLHQLFHLHDYGVDQSLIDTLPVFHYKSITGLKISPFDCPVCLCEFEAEDKLRLLPKCSHAFHVDCIDTWLLSHSTCPLCRSNLLLSDFSPRHSPYLLVLESASGRDMVPVPEANDLGSTHFGSGRTSCDPDGVDGNVVPLEVKLGKFRNMDHVGEGSNNKNNISGNSNLDVRRCFSMGSFEYIMDQEAILKVHVTTKKQSDKDIRLSGRRAVMSEYGFDPRAKGVGKSVVERESFSLSKIWLRGKKEKQKVTSVRDQECSSLSSYSIQFPNQSNPPEMKSGIDEENQKSENSESLETRTPSFARRTMLWLAGRQNKVVHPSTSHV; this comes from the coding sequence ATGACATTTTCTCAGGAAAACATGGACTTGATATCCCCTTCATCATCACCACAAGTTATACCTCTCAAACCAAACACAAGCTTCGACTTAGCCAGCAAAGTCAGCCCCGACATCCTCCTTATAATCATAATCCtctccatcatcttcttcatctccgGTCTCATCCACATCCTCGTCAAGTTCCTCCTCATGCCATCAAcccaaaacagagaagattaCTTCGACAACAGCAGCGCCACAGCTCTTCAAGGCCAGCTCCACCAACTTTTCCACCTCCACGATTACGGCGTTGACCAGTCCTTGATCGACACGTTACCTGTTTTTCATTACAAATCCATCACCGGTCTCAAGATCTCACCTTTCGATTGTCCCGTTTGTCTCTGCGAGTTCGAAGCAGAGGACAAACTCAGGCTCTTGCCTAAATGCAGCCACGCCTTTCACGTTGACTGTATCGACACGTGGCTTCTCTCTCACTCTACTTGTCCACTTTGCAGATCCAATCTCCTTCTCTCTGATTTCTCACCTCGTCATAGTCCATATCTCCTTGTTCTTGAGTCCGCGAGTGGTAGAGACATGGTTCCTGTTCCTGAGGCTAATGATCTTGGGTCGACCCATTTCGGGTCGGGTCGTACATCATGCGACCCTGATGGTGTAGATGGAAATGTTGTTCCTTTAGAAGTTAAGCTAGGGAAGTTTAGGAACATGGATCATGTTGGTGAAGGAAGTAACAATAAGAATAATATTAGTGGTAATAGCAATTTAGATGTAAGGAGGTGTTTTTCAATGGGATCATTTGAGTATATTATGGACCAAGAAGCGATACTTAAGGTCCACGTTACGACCAAGAAACAATCCGACAAAGACATTCGCTTGTCTGGCCGTAGGGCAGTTATGTCGGAATACGGTTTTGATCCTAGGGCTAAGGGAGTTGGGAAGAGTGTTGTGGAAAGAGAGAGCTTTTCTTTGTCGAAAATTTGGCTAAGGGGAAAAAAGGAGAAGCAAAAAGTTACTAGTGTTAGAGATCAAGAATGTTCTTCACTGTCTTCCTATTCAATCCAATTTCCAAACCAAAGCAATCCTCCAGAGATGAAGAGTGGGATCGATGAAGAGAATCAAAAGAGCGAAAATTCGGAATCTTTGGAGACGAGAACGCCATCTTTTGCTAGGAGGACCATGCTTTGGCTTGCAGGGAGACAAAACAAGGTTGTTCATCCTTCAACATCCCATGTCTAG
- the LOC103837917 gene encoding uncharacterized protein LOC103837917 has translation MDRVPFLNVLKDVVGTLNESRKLFLKNKKLMFSVLVFPLLLNGLVYLFTVLAIKPEITNLIQESNLLPMMDPSSPEYIAQLMRVFADFRQFVVSSYFFSTVSFVIKLLSVLIIVHASALTHKDENVNLRDFPVLTLKSWKGPLVTYFYISLFSLGYWFLFFIILFPLLLLSSNFSSLATKSWSLFVLFALFESYLAIVWYLSLVISILEETYGFQALGKAAKIVKGMKPQLFLLNVIFGLLCFGLAQVVRLVDLRWSFAVTLTTGLVLVGSIFAVRMFQLVIYTVAYFQCKSLRGQDIESLRDVEYTKLSSTSLIGAALP, from the coding sequence ATGGATCGAGTTCCGTTCTTGAATGTTCTAAAGGATGTTGTGGGTACCTTAAATGAATCCCGCAAACTCTTTCTCAAGAACAAGAAGTTGATGTTCTCGGTCTTGGTATTCCCTCTCTTGCTCAATGGTCTAGTTTACTTGTTCACGGTCCTTGCCATCAAACCTGAGATAACAAACTTGATTCAAGAATCTAATTTGTTACCTATGATGGATCCAAGCAGCCCGGAATACATAGCTCAACTTATGAGAGTCTTTGCAGATTTTCGCCAGTTTGTGGTTTCTTCATACTTCTTTTCCACAGTCTCCTTTGTCATCAAACTTTTATCGGTTCTAATCATCGTCCATGCTTCAGCTCTTACTCATAAAGATGAGAACGTGAATCTCAGAGACTTTCCGGTTCTGACCCTTAAATCTTGGAAGGGACCTCTTGTGACCTATTTCTACATATCTCTCTTCAGTCTTGGCTATTGGTTTCTCTTCTTCATAATCCTTTTCCCTCTCCTTTTGTTGTCTTCAAATTTTAGTTCCTTAGCAACCAAGTCGTGGTCCTTGTTTGTTCTGTTTGCATTGTTCGAGTCCTATTTAGCTATCGTTTGGTACCTATCTTTGGTCATATCGATACTCGAGGAAACTTATGGATTCCAAGCTTTGGGGAAAGCTGCAAAGATCGTTAAAGGGATGAAACCACAACTATTCCTCTTGAATGTTATCTTCGGTTTATTGTGCTTCGGTTTAGCTCAGGTCGTGAGGCTGGTCGATTTGAGATGGTCGTTTGCGGTTACCTTAACCACCGGTTTGGTACTTGTGGGATCAATCTTTGCGGTGAGGATGTTTCAACTTGTGATTTACACCGTTGCATATTTCCAATGCAAGAGTCTCCGCGGCCAAGATATTGAGTCGCTGAGGGATGTTGAATATACGAAATTATCATCCACTTCTCTTATTGGAGCAGCATTGCCTTGA